In Sphaeramia orbicularis chromosome 5, fSphaOr1.1, whole genome shotgun sequence, the genomic stretch TCTTTGGTGCATTTGAGGTACGAGCACGAGCGTAACTGGGTTGAAGGAGGGGCTGAGAGAACTGCACACTTGATTTCTCTCTTCTGAGTGAATTTGTTTACATGTGGAAAACTTTGCATTGTTTCCCCACAGACAAAGCTGTAAGTTTTATTAGTTTCTGGTTAATTCAAGTGATACTGTTTTGaagtcattgtttttaaatacagATTATAGGTGGCTTTTATTTCCTTTTGACTGTAATGAGCTGACAGTGTTCTGCTAAATTAGCTGTCCACTTTCTTCTCCTGCTGTTCTGTAAGTTCTCTCGCTTCTAATCTTGCCATCCTGGTTTTCCATCAATCTTCTCTTTCTTTCCCCTTTTACTCAACCTTTTTAAATGTCAGCTTGTGTGACCAACTCTTCCTCCTCTCACTCACTACACTCTGAAGAACGGGGTACTTGCACATCTGCTACTTAGCTCTGGAATCAGACTTGCCACTGGATCAAGGAATGATAGGCTGTTGACTCGTTTCCTTTGGATGTGTGAAGTCAGTAACACTGGTTCTGCCACAACCAGGACATTACTATCAAGAACAGTTCATTTGGAGTTGCGACCCTGCCCACTGGGCCAACCGGATCCTGTTATCCTGGTGGCTTTTCCCACTGCAGAAGAATAATCTATGAACTGAAATAACATACTTGAAGAGCAGTTAAAATGCTCAAAGACTCAGTGCTTCCGTACTGTTTCTATTAGTGACAATGAAATAGTAActttttagttgatttttttattttttaaaaacaaataaatttgctGTTTAAAAGGTGAAATTGTGTAAGAAAAAACATTTGTTCTTAGCAGAAATGTGAATGTTGGAATCAAGTGATTATGCCTACATAATGTGTTTTATAACATGTCTCATGATCCACAAAAACATGTAATTCAATGAGAGTAGTTCACTCTTCATACTGTAACTCTGAAAGCACTAAGATGCTATTTTGACATTGTACATCTTCATGTTTCTTCCTACTTTATCACCTCACATAGGTAACATGTCagcttgacaaaaaaaaactgaatgttCCAGTATTTTGTCAGATTTTTACAAAATGCACTTCATAAACTAGGTCAATTGTAACATGGATCAGAAAGTCTTAGTTTATGAAACCCAAGATGGCTTGCACTGCATTAAATGTCAAAGTAAAACCAATGAAGACAGAACCTTGCAGGTAAGTTTGTCAAGCGGACACACTTCTGAGGGCAGATTCGTGAAGGTGTGTAGTGCAAAGAGTTGATATTAGTAAGAGAACATACGAAAAATCATAGAATTATGTTTCCTTAAGATTTCCCTGTAAGTGTAAGACTAGACCCCAGTAAAGATAAGTCACTCTCAAAACATCTTTACCCTTAAATATGCAGGGGGGGGGACTTTTAAAGAGGCCTAAGAGTTAAGCAGAGATGATGGCAAAAGAGAAAAAGGCTGGGGTAATGTGAAAACGAAGGCAAACTAAATTGAGcagtataaaaataattttaaagaattaaaaaattaagTATAATGTCCAATGCAGCGTGAAAGAAAGGTGAAGAAGAATGTCAGGTAAAATGAACTTTCAAATCTATTGTTTCCAGAAATTACCCCATTATTTTATCATACCTATTCAGCATCTAGAAATCAGGCCCATCCTCAAACTGAAAGACACTACAACTAGTCAACTCAAGAGTGAATGTACTTGCACACTTTTACAGCCAAAAGTAGAgggaaagtaaaaataaaacctggaaaaacaaaagtaaaactcaAACTCAGCTACGCCCATGTTTTCAGACATTTTGTAGATGACTGTAGGTGTATGACATAGGAAATAGATTGCCTGTGTATATTCTATTAAAAAGGTCTCCACCTCCAACTAGGCAAGTAGTTCAGTAGATAATTACTGCAATGATTAATACATTTCAGCAATGTCATGTGTCCAAAAAATGTTGTCAGCCATCTGCCTGAATATAATGAATGACCCAGTCTGAACTGTATTCTTCCCTGACAACACCAGGTTTCATCAGGCTGAAATTGTGAGAGTGGTTCTGGGAATATGACAGTCACCCATGGATTGACCACCCCAGAGTTCAGATCTGAACCACGTTAAGAAGCTTTAGGATATAACAGGAGACTTTACACAGTCATCCAACTCTCCCATCAATACAAGATACTGGTGAAAAAGTAATACAACCTCTAGAAGAAATAAAGGTTGACAGGGCATTAATTTAATTGCATTAGCATTATGGCATGGCAGATGTTTCCTGTAGTCAAAGCTTAAGACAGTCCAATGAAGCGGTGACTTTTAGCTGGGTGTATTCAACAGAAACATAATCCATCATATCTTAATAGGCGTGTTGAGCTCAGTCTATTCTTGCAAATGAGATGATTTTATACAATATCAACCACCTTTCAAATGAATGTCGTACAGAGGCAGGTTCAATCCCATCTCCTCAGTGAGAACATCTGTCTCTGCCTTACTGAGGCACTTAGCTCCCCTTTAGGTTCCCAGATGAATGAGGGCCTTTTGGAAtacagttcacattctgcattgtAGGAAGTCCCCCCCCCAAATCAAAAAAGTGTCAGTGTTCTTGACCAAGGTACTGCACTTCATGTAAATGAAGTCAAATTTAGATTATTTTTCCTATATTAGAATATTACCAGAATGCTTCAATATATTTTACAGCATTTTGTGCAGAATGATTCAGTTACATCAAATTATGACACTTGAGTACACACTTGCCTAGAGTAAATGTTAAAGTAACAGGCTGGTCTATAACCCTGAGGAACATCTACCTTTTCCATGTGAAGTCCATTTCTCATTAGCTCAGACAGTGAGACCAAACACAGTTAAGATGTCTAAATACATGTGTTTATTGCgtaacaaaattaaaaacattacTCTGCAGTTTTCTTCCCTCGTTTTCCAGGTGCTTTAGAAGCAGGAGCATCACAGTCAGCTTTAGCGGCCTTTTCCTTTGTCACCTTGGTGGCCTTTGCCTTGGGTTTGGCTGCATTAGATGCTCCCTCACCTTCCTTAGGCACAGCTTTTTTAGCTTTTGGCTTCTTTGCTGGGGCAACCTTTGAAGAAGAGGCTTCCTCAGCTTTCTTTGCCTTTTTGGAAGGCTTTGGGtcctaaaaaaaataaagggGATATTTAGGTCCAAAAACTTACATTTGTTGTGAGTAATGTCCCATATGACTACATTACCTTTGACTTGTCCTCTTTGCTTGCAGCATCTTTCTTGTTGTCCCCTAAAGttccataaaataaacacaaatttaaaaaaaaacaaaacaacaacacactctTCCACTGGTTGTAGCAGTGAATCATCAGGTTAGGCTTACCAGTCTTTTTCAGCTTCTTGGCTCCATCCTTGGCTACTTTTGAGGCTTTTTGTACATTGGGATCCACATTCTCAGATTTTGGCTTGGCTTTCTTGATTTTTGATGCAAGCTTAAGACAGATTAAAATAAAAACCAGTTAAAAAACACACGGGCCTATTGTAATGAGTCTAATACACTCGTCTTCTTACTCTAAATTTCCCCATGACGCCTGTGGTCACTGTGGATCCGGGAGGCCTCACATACGAGCCGTTCTCCAGCCCTTTGGTTAGCTCTTTGCGGACAAAATGCTTCAACCTGACTGGATCCATCAGCCATTTCTgtttaatatagttttgtatCGCCTGGTTTGACACTCCTTTTCGTGAGTCCAACACTTTAAGTGCTTCCATCACCATGTTTCTCACAGAGGGATGATCTGCAATTTTACGCAGCTTTGCAGCATCTGCAGGGCAAACATGCACACATTTATAATCATAACACTGATCTGATCTCATTATACTTTTGGAGTGATGTCTATTATATTCATTTCAATCAGGCGGTCATTCTCATTGTAGTATTCTGATTTAAAACCATTTACACACtaacctgtttttgttttttctttctgttcaGGTGAGGCCTCAGCAGGGGAAGGATCAGCTGaggctgctgctactgctgctgcctTTTTAGGAGGCATTTTTGAAAACAGATATAAGACACATAAAACAGCCTCTGACAAGTCTAAAAGTACATTCCTGCCAGCTTTAATTCAGTGCAAATGGGCCTGAGTTTCACCTTTATGCAGCTGCTTGTGGTGAAAACACCCAGGTGAATCCCATCCCACCAGGTGCAGTCTATTAGTGTGTAAATAGGAAACACCAAGGGCTGCTGGGAAAAAGGCTCCATTTCTAAAGCAAGGTAGAGTTTTGTTGGATTTGACTGTGAGCTCCTACTTTATAGAAGGCCAATCAGATGGTGAAGTGGTCATACTCTATTTGTGGAATTGAcatctgttcagttgtgttgtgtgGGCGAACATAACTATGAATATAAACAGCCTAATATGTAATTAAGTCTTTGAATGggtaaatataaaacatacaaggtgcttttgttgtacatatgtggTTTCATTTATTCTGATAAACACTGATATGTAAATAGAAAATGACGGTTTGATAGTATGAGACACTCAAAACTGCGGTAGAGTTGATCCAAATATAAAGCACCTATTGGGTCTTTTTAATGATGTGAACTGTGTGTGATTCACTTCTCATGTCTTTCTGTGGTTTTATTGCAAAGTCTATACATAATAACATGACCAAAAACTAACAAATGACCTGCAGTTTGTGTAGACAGAGAAAGTATTTGAAGCACCTCAGGACATTTACATTATTGTGCTTTTATCATGGCTGGACATGTGCTGATACTCATCCTCACATGTGAGTTTAATCTCttatttgttttcttgtttttctctcaATACAGATCCATTTTATTTTCAGCATCATGTCATGATGTGAACACGTAACTGTGTGGACACAAACTCAAACTGAGTCTATGAATTATAAAACATCTTTATAATGGttttcaacaaaacaacattGTTGTTGAGCTTTactcaaataaaataatgtacatGGCTGTTATATTAGACTGAATGATTTTAGCAAACTGTGTGGgcattttttgtatttctttaatttttttcatacatttttttttcccaacagaTTTAGGTGTTGAAGTGAAAGGACAAGGTATGTAAGTTTGATGTACTGTTTTAATTGGGAtgactgtggctcaggaggtggaGCGGGTCGCCCAATAACAgagtggttcgaatcccgctctgtcccactTCAACCTAGTCATGTGCATTTGTGTCCTCGGGCAacacacttcacccaccttgcctccactgtcactcacactggtgtatgaatgtgtatgaatgtttggtgatggTTGGCGTCTGTTTGGCatgaactggcagccacgcttccatcagctgTGGTTACagatgtagttcaccaccaccagtgcgtgagtgaatgaataatggatcaataatgtaaagcgctttggctGCCTTggaaagcgctatagaaatccaatctattattatcCTCCTCCTAAACTGTTGGTTGATCCTCCAGTGATCACAGAGAACAGTTATACAGTTACACTAAAGTGTCAGACTCCatcatctgtgtctgtatctgagtGTTTCTATTATTATTGGAGGAAAACCTGCCAAAGGTTTTTCATGTCTGAAGAAACTGACAGGAACTGAGCTGTTGTCAGTTGTGAAACGCAGTTCACCAACTGAgattaatgtaaaatgtttttacctTAACACAGCTGCATCGTTACACAGTGACTCATTCTCCATCACTGTTCAACGTAAGTATCAGCAAGAGGAACAGGCTGAGTTTTAATATGAATATGAACCTCTATACTGTATAACTGTGTACTCTAAATTAAGTATCACTTTAAAAAAGTCAATGCAGGGCAAGTATTTGACAcaatctttttttcattttccgctCTTTTTCCACTTGCACTGATCATTGATCCTCCAGTGATCACAGAGACAGACTCAGTTACATTAAACTTTTACAAACATCCCGTATTCCATGAAAGTCagttctcttgatatgtgtcactcagttgaaagacgtttattctaccTTTCTCACtggcatttccaataattgcgcatctttcaatgagatgtgcagtgacctgtcaatcaactggggtggcactggcacctggggtgtccaatcaggttgcagagatggccagcgctagttagcaatattttccttcaaGGAAATCAATACAAATGTGATAAAAAAACCCCAGCTCTCATCATTGTAACAAAAGCCACCACTGGCTGgtaatcatctatctatctatctatctatctatctatctatctatctatctatctatctatctatctatctatctatctatctatctatctatctatctatctatctatctatctatctatctatctatctatctatctatctatctatctatctatctatcagatctgtctgtctgtctgtctgtctgtctgtctgtctgtctgtctgtctgtctgtctgtccgtccgtccgtccgtccgtccgtccgtccgtccgtccagacAAACAATAAGCAAGAAGAAAGGGGAAGGTGATGAACAGTCTTTAGTTTTGTGTGTGAAACACTCATCACTACACTACAGTTGATCTAAATACAAAGTACTTATTGGGTCTTGTCAGTGGTGTCACTTGTGTGGGAGTCATTTTTCAGCTCTGTCTGTGGTTTTCCTGAGTGAATCGGAGAGTGAAAAGTGATCTGTAGTTTGTGTACTCAGAAAAACCAGTTTAGCTTTTAAAGGACTTcaggacatttacatttttatgcttttatcaTGGCTGGACATCTGCTGATACTCATCCTCACATGTGAGTTTAATCTCTTATTTGATTTTCACTTTCAAAACAGATCCATTTGATCAAACTCAAATTGTGTCTCTATGAAGCATAAAACATCTCTGACTGTTTTCAGCAAAAACGGAACATAGTTGTATAACTTTACTAAAGTCAAATAATGTATATGGCTGTTATATTAGAATGAATGATTTTTGCAAACTGtgtgaaaaaaaagtacatttttgtatttctttgatttttttccccaacagaTTTAGCTTTTGAAGTAAAAGGACAAGGTATGTAAGTTCTTGACTTGACTTTACAAAGTCTGATGTACTGCTATAATTGTATTATTGTAGtctattaatattattttgttttaatatttctttGCAGTTCTATAGTCTGATAGTACAATAACCTCCATTGATCACATTTAAATCACATTTTCTATTCATTAAGTGATCATACAGGTATTAAATCTATGTATTTTAATCTTTCAGTTCTTCGTGCACCTAAACTGTTGGTTGATCCTCCAGTGATCACAGAGAAAGCCACAGTTACATTAAACTGTCAGACTCCATCACCTGTATCTGAGTGTTTCTACATTATTGGAGGAAAACCTGCTAAACAGTTTTCATGTCTGAAGAAACTGACAGGAACTGAGCTGTTGTCAATTGTGGAACAAAGTCCACCAACTGAGATTAAAGTAAAATGTTTTTACCTTCAAACATCTGCATCGCCACACAGTGACTCATTCTCCATCACCATTCAACGTAAGTATCAGCAAAAGCAACAAGTTGAGTTTTAATATGGATATGAACCTCTGTACTCTATAACTGTGTACTCTAAATTAACTATTACTTAAAAAAGTAAATACAGTGCAAGTATTTGACACaaccttttttcattttcagctcTTTTTCCACCTACACTGATCATTGATCCTCCAGTGATCGCAGAGACAGACTCAGTTACATTAAACTGTCAGACTCCTTCATCTGTGTCTGTATCCAGGTGTTATTTCTACACATTAAGTGGAAGAATTTTAGGAGACTCATCATGTGTACAGACACTGAAAGGGGCTGAACTGATGGTGAATAAACATCTTCCTGCTGAAGTTAAACTAAaatgttattacactgtaaacCACGGGGAGGCTGATTCTCCGTCTCCTCACAGTGCCTTTACATCTGTCACTGTACAAAGTAAGTGTTCTAATGTTTCTTTTATCTTTGAAGGTATTCTTCTGTCAGTGACTGTACTAGTTTGTTCCAACAGCTTATTCATTGTCATTTATACTAAACTGCTTATATTTTTTAGGTCAAAAACCACACATAACTGTTCATCGTGATGAAAgttttgtcattgtgtgttcactACCTGGATCTGTGAAGGATGACACACGATGTAACCTGTACTTTGGAGAATCAACTCGTCCCCAAATAACAGCAACTACCTGGGGAAGAAAGACCTCAAACAAACAGAGGATCTGCCAGTTTTTTATCCCAGTGAATGAATTGTTGAGATACCTTGATGTAGTCCAGAAGAAAGATGTGAGCTGTGATTACAGTTTGTCAGACAGCTCTGTGTCTCCTCGTAGTGATGGATTCAGTTTGACTGGTAAGTCACCATTCAGACGCTGCAGAGACTGAACTGTATGTGATTCTATTTCTAAAACGAGCTGCAGGTAAATATATGAAATGGAAAACTATCAAATACTGTATCTACAAAAATGTACTTATGTCaattaaaatggttaaaaacatAATCAAAATGGCATTTTATGGCCACACTGTATCTGTGattaatacaaatacagttatttaGACGTCTAACTGTGAACTGTTTCAGTTTAGAGTCactttttttggtgaattgagtGAAATTTACAGCATATACTGTATAACAAAAAGTCAAATtcaaagaaaagataagacaaataatataaatagcatTTCATTTTTATGCAAGATATTTCAATCCATTCTAAATTGACAGACACCGAtcagtgtttcctttttttaattgttaGATATTGTCAACACAGAGTCCAACAAGAAACCAGGTCTCACAATGACACCAGGTAGGATCCACTCTACATGTCCACTGTTTTCTGACCTGGTACTTTTGATCCTGTAACTCCTGTCCATGAGATGCTCTGATTATTTATTAACCATGTGACAATAGCACTTCTAGAGAAGAAATGTATATGATAAAAATTGActttacttctgttttttgtcCTTGAGAACTAGTGACTGATTTCACAAACATACCGACCTCTGATGCATCTCCTCTAAACCCAACATCAGAATACAACACTACAGGTAAGATTCTGAACAAGAGCAGATGCAATaaaatgttatatatgttataaatGTTTGTGACTATTTATTAGATCAGTCACCTCAGCCTACTACACCGGCtcatgcatttgtttgtgtccttTTAGAAATAATGACTGATCCCACCATCAGTCTGACCTCTGCTGCTCCTCCatatccaacatcagaacacaaACCTACAGGTGAGATTCACAACAACAGCATCAAATACTCAGCCTCAACCTACTTCACATGCTCAGTTGAGAAATGAGAACAGAATACTTCACACATGATGCTTCTTATTAACATTTAaaattttgttctatttttcattgttttaaacatGTTCACCAAAAACTGGCATCATGTATTTGATATATcatatattattgtatattactATAATATCACGGGATAGATGCCATAAATTGACAGAAAATCTTTTTACTTTCTGGAAAAAGTGAGACTGACTTTATTTTTCTAAAAACAGAAACATGGATGTGGAATTTGCTGGTAGTTGTAGGTGTTTGTGAGGGATCTGTGGGCGTCGTCTTGCTGGGATTGATGGCTCTGTTCGCTCAGAAATGTATTGGTGAGAACCAGATATTTCTAATCATATATTACATCACATGctactttttgtttttattgataacACAAATGTTGGAATCCTTTAACTGCTGTTTTCAGTGTAGAAATAATAGGGATATGCAAAACTATGTGATCAGCTAATTACTCAGTCAAAACAGTAGAGTTGAATTTATATTTGTGATGGTTGATACAGacaatttatgttttatttcatagagaTGTAAAACTAATGCCTCTGGTACTATTAGTGCCAGAGTACTGCATACGGTACTGTGCAGAAGTCCTGGCCATTGTTATTTTTACATGGTTGTACTAAGCATAATGTCtctcagtctctttattaaaATACTACAAAAAATAGAGGGGAATATTGTGGCCAGCATCACaaactcaccaaaaaaaaaacaaaaaaaaaacaaactacatggCTTCTACAGAAAacagtcactatttaatgtgtcTTTGGTTCCCATGACAAACAGTATCTCAAACAATATGAAACATTGGATGTGTTTTTCAGCATATATTATAACATATTTACAACTTATACAGTGATAAGTTCAAAAGACTTTCCATAAGCCTCATGTGAaaaaatttttcagataggatgtacggttatggagTTATcgcagtttgtttgagaggtggtttgtCACTGAATTTAACAGACGCACATCTGCTCCATAAGGGGCCATGTTACAAACGTACAGGCACAGATGAGAACAGAATGCTAAAAGCTGATTGGCTGATTGAAGGTATGTGACATTTTGTATACAGAGTACAGCGTACACACAGTAGAGttattcaaaataaaagcctcattaaagaAGCTAAATAATGAGTAGTAATAACTTTTCTTGATTTTTATGACCAaccactcaactgtttgtacaattttaattaattaaatatgatgctttctcacagacacgcacacagacacagtagggtttttcaaaataaaagcctcattaaaaggtgatagtggtttcagcagaggggttctgatgttctgtagggatgaaaggaggatggaCATGAAAGGGTGGGGGCTGGAGCTGGGACACAGAGGTTTGAGAAGAGCTGAGGTGTCGATGGTGACGGGAGGTGGAACGAACTGCACGAGGTCCCACCTAATGCTGTTTGTAGCTTTAattattttggtttttgttaTTAACCAAGACTAATGAACTTAAATTGATTTAATTATTTGACTTCAATAAGTAAATAACTGGCCATCTCTATTAATAATAAATCAGAAATCCCAAAAGTTCTTTTGCACATGATGGTGTTTTTATCTTAGTGATAATGATGTGATTGAACAGTTATTTAATTAAAAGTTCCCAGTGGGATGGTAGTCTTTTGTgttcactgcattttttttcttgtatttttttttttagagaattgTGGACCCCTGAGGTGacaatttcctttcctttcctttcctttcctttcctttcctttcctttcctttcctttcctttcctttcctttcctttcctttcctttcctttcctttcctttcctttcctttcctttcctttcctttcaatATCCTGTTATTATAATACACTGATGGAAACACATCTCCCCTTGTTTCTACACAATTTGACTTGAATCAATGTAACAGACTCAAGAATTACATTATATAGATGTTGGACAAGACTAATATGCTTTATCCTTTCTATATTTGCAAATTCCTCATCTTCTGTTTAAATGAATgtcccttttctttctttctttctttctttctttctttctttctttctttctttctttctttctttctttcttttttaacattTAGGTCAAGGAGCAGCATCGCTGATGAATGCAAATGTACGTAATGCTTCAACAACATGTCTATATAACATTACTGATTTTAATacagtttatttagtttaatgtTATATATTGTGTCTCTTGATTTTGCTGTTTCAGATGACTGTGGATATGTGCCAGGTGACAACTTTGGAATGGTAATATAATCTCCTCTACATCCATCCTATTAAAAGATTTAAAATTCCTTGCTTTGTTAAAAATCATGCCTTagaataatataatatacagtCATTATGTTTCACTAATTTCTATATTAATCAGAGTATTTTTCCCCTCTGTTTGACACAATTTGCAGGCTGATTATGATGAAATTTACAGTGTTGTCACCTATGAATCAAAGATTACTGGTAAggtgatttttttcatttcagtctaAACACATCTAGTGGCTGCTATTTCTTAGTATGCATACAATATAAAATAGTTTAACCAGCAGTGGGAGCTCAATAGTTAGATTTATCTAAAAAATATGTGTGTAATAATGTAATGTTTGTTCATCAATGCATATTTCAGTGACTGATGGACAGCGGAcatcaaatatatatattatcaTAAAATTTATTTGGTAAACTGTATATTGTAAACTGGATCTCAAAAAATTGGCATATAAGATGTAATGATTTTAATGAAAACaccatgcagaaaaaaaaaccctgttaatatCTGGTTCACTATTTTTTTAGGATAACAAATACAATCAGAATCACACCAGAGGAGGGAGCTCATCAGTCCAGACCCACCGTGTGCAGGACTGAGACGTCAAATCCAATCACtgtgtcttgtttttattttgcaaagaagAAAACAGTTTGTACATGTTGTCATTTATATGTAAATTAATAGATGTTAATCATtagaaaacacatttatataattgtaaattgtatttacttcattGGATTTGTAATAGATGTAAATAAGAAGACATCAAATGACAACATgactaagaaaaataaaaactgtgcGTAATTATagcaagaaattaaaataaatatataaagtatTTTTGTCTTATTAGTTTAAATGCAAGTTAGATTAAATGATAAGATGATCTGAGTGCTGCTCCATAGGAAGAGCCTGTAGGTGCAGTTTCTTAAAACTCCGTTTTGTGTCCAGTTCTTGAGTTAGAGTCATTGACGCGAGACTTCTTTGAAAGTTTGAAGTATTTACTGAAGAAATGATTCACATTGcaacaaaaatattgcaaaaaataaagaaTCTTTCATCCATTACAGGAGATCAGTAAAGCCTTGTAGTCACAGTCAAAGACTGTTGCGCTCTGACCCCCCTACTGGCTGATGCAGCTTACTGCTTTAACAAGTAACACAATGCAGATATTCATATCAAGCATATTAAAGATTAATGCTACAAATTAGGTGACAGTTATTTCTTTGAACTTTCAACCTAAACATTGTACCTTATAAATTTAAACTATTTTACACTAATTTGCATTATGGCTCTAACAAGCCACTTAAAATTACTTGTAGAAGAGCTGTTTAACCatattattttcaggaaaattaaaattacatgttAATTTACTGTCTTATAATACTCATCCTGTCTCCTATAGTTCACATCAACATTTAGTCATGTTGTTTGTAAGTGAACTTTAACTTCTGCATGACTATGTTCACTTCCTGGTTTCAGGGTGATGGACTGATCAGTGTATACGTGGTTGTTAAAACTGTTGCTGAGCAGGTGATACaaggctgtgc encodes the following:
- the LOC115419978 gene encoding uncharacterized protein LOC115419978 isoform X5, whose amino-acid sequence is MAGHLLILILTYLAFEVKGQVLRAPKLLVDPPVITEKATVTLNCQTPSPVSECFYIIGGKPAKQFSCLKKLTGTELLSIVEQSPPTEIKVKCFYLQTSASPHSDSFSITIQPLFPPTLIIDPPVIAETDSVTLNCQTPSSVSVSRCYFYTLSGRILGDSSCVQTLKGAELMVNKHLPAEVKLKCYYTVNHGEADSPSPHSAFTSVTVQSQKPHITVHRDESFVIVCSLPGSVKDDTRCNLYFGESTRPQITATTWGRKTSNKQRICQFFIPVNELLRYLDVVQKKDVSCDYSLSDSSVSPRSDGFSLTDIVNTESNKKPGLTMTPELVTDFTNIPTSDASPLNPTSEYNTTEIMTDPTISLTSAAPPYPTSEHKPTETWMWNLLVVVGVCEGSVGVVLLGLMALFAQKCIENCGPLRSRSSIADECKYDCGYVPGDNFGMADYDEIYSVVTYESKITG